The following proteins are encoded in a genomic region of Maniola jurtina chromosome 17, ilManJurt1.1, whole genome shotgun sequence:
- the LOC123873842 gene encoding uncharacterized protein LOC123873842 isoform X1 gives MEEKNFIWTPDITQRFFELRFEHEWLFKQKKQPWTEFRKILLEDGFPEEMTMNHIRKKWSYTYDSYRLAKKTKNKDWKYYKMFDKHFGKKVLDKYESWNDEWRLKLIICISETKEVKLDFHNMWRTVERALRCQDLPPDCCIQDLKGLWHYIKVTFNRKHRLVLKQSLNPEDWPLYPTMLDYYQRFEAEYLARLENMPAASLASIELRKKHVPKGTFKQEIEEDFQWSKDITETFIQIRLQHDWLFRDRKWAWNNLRKIMIEEYGFPQTLSSRELSRKWAATYGEYQKAKATNNKSWVYYNLLELYLGEGSLSLNPMVGWQEEWVQNLISARTDLEHLFRFSDKYIQQGWREVEKRLRTVGIPIDHSLLDIEDIWLHLLRTFRWKRKFAIKGILNEQWPYFDAMAKYMETHELHQIKQQKQDDYEDGAVDDDIEDDMKLFDLKQRLTLVKPKFEVMDANVCRCCSNEDGVVGIYDQKDEGEVDLAHKLKIICGIEVDQSDTLPSQICLNCLRELENAYKFRRKCQDMDKMFRDQASQVKMESHPNYHHNDNNDERDSGHDAIEFEIDANYDDQPTELTEVKTRIIKLSQAKKQKPSIKRESKKILKRNRVRKPRYEYWKICEVCGKNTRNLVTHMESHSNDKIYSCEICQKKFKFKSGVILHKAIHATTPKKTCEVCGKNFFIMAQYRKHYAIHANERKHACETCGKRFNSLDILRVHNRSHTDERPFTCSECGKTFRTSGCVSRHRRIVHRNIKVQKVEQKLL, from the exons ATGGaagaaaaaaattttattt GGACTCCAGATATAACGCAACGATTTTTCGAATTACGTTTCGAACATGAGTGGCTATTTAAACAAAAGAAACAGCCTTGGAC GGAATTCCGTAAGATCCTTCTTGAGGATGGCTTTCCTGAGGAAATGACTATGAATCACATTAGAAAGAAGTGGTCTTATACTTATGAT TCATATAGACTAGCCAAAAAGACTAAAAATAAAGAttggaaatattataaaatgtttgaTAAACATTTTGGCAAAAAAGTTTTAGACAAATATGAATCAT GGAATGATGAATGGAGATTAAAACTAATAATATGCATATCTGAGACAAAAGAAGTAAAACTCGACTTTCATAACATGTGGAGGACTGTGGAAAGAGCATTGAGATGTCAGGACTTGCCGCCAGATTGTTGTATTCAAGACCTGAAAGGGCTCTGGCATTATATCAAAGTTACTTTTAAT agaaaaCATCGTCTAGTACTGAAACAGAGTTTGAACCCGGAAGACTGGCCGTTATACCCTACAATGTTAGATTACTACCAGAGGTTCGAGGCAGAGTACTTGGCGCGCCTCGAGAACATGCCCGCTGCGAGCCTCGCGAGCATAGAGCTGAGGAAGAAACATGTACCCAAGGGCACCTTTAAACAGGAAATTGAAGAGGATTTCCAAT GGTCGAAAGACATAACAGAAACGTTTATACAGATCCGATTGCAGCACGATTGGCTATTTAGAGACAGGAAATGGGCTTGGAA TAACCTTCGAAAGATAATGATAGAAGAGTACGGTTTCCCCCAAACGCTGAGCTCGCGGGAGCTTTCTAGGAAATGGGCTGCGACTTACGGC GAGTACCAAAAAGCGAAGGCGACCAACAACAAATCATGGGTGTACTATAACTTACTAGAATTATACCTTGGAGAAGGAAGCTTAAGTCTAAATCCTATGGTTGGCT GGCAAGAAGAGTGGGTTCAAAACTTGATAAGCGCAAGAACAGACTTGGAGCATTTGTTCCGATTTTCCGACAAATATATACAACAGGGGTGGCG GGAGGTTGAAAAAAGACTGAGAACTGTTGGTATTCCCATAGACCACAGTTTGTTGGACATTGAAGACATTTGGCTGCATTTACTGAGAACTTTCAGG TGGAAAAGAAAATTCGCTATCAAGGGCATACTAAACGAGCAATGGCCGTACTTTGACGCAATGGCCAAGTACATGGAAACACATGAACTGCACCAAATCAAACAACAGAAGCAGGATGACTACGAAGACGGGGCTGTGG aTGACGATATTGAAGACGACATGAAGTTATTTGATTTGAAACAGAGGTTAACACTCGTCAAACCGAAGTTTGAAGTGATGGACGCCAATGTGTGTCGATGTTGTTCCAATGAAGACGGCGTTGTCGGTATTTACGACCAGAAAGACGAGGGTGAGGTCGATTTGGCGCACAAGTTGAAGATCATCTGCGGTATTGAG GTTGATCAATCCGACACTCTTCCGTCACAAATTTGTTTAAACTGCCTTCGAGAATTAGAAAACGCTTACAAATTCAGAAGAAAATGTCAAGACATGGACAAAATGTTCAGGGACCAAGCTAGTCAAGTTAAAATGGAGTCACACCCAAACTATCATCACAATGATAACAACGACGAAAGAGACAGTGGACACGATGCCATAGAGTTTGAAATAGACGCGAACTACGATGACCAACCTACCGAACTGACTGAAGTTAAAACACGCATTATAAAATTAAGTCAAGCGAAAAAACAAAAACCTTCAATCAAAAGGGAGAgtaagaaaattttgaaaaggaaCAGGGTCCGAAAACCTAGATACGAATATTGGAAGATTTGCGAAGTGTGCGGGAAAAATACGAGGAATCTAGTCACCCATATGGAATCTCACTCCAACGATAAAATATACTCGTGCGAGATTTGCCAGAAGAAATTCAAGTTCAAAAGCGGTGTTATTCTACATAAAGCGATTCATGCGACCACGCCGAAGAAAACTTGTGAAGTGTGCGGGAAAAATTTCTTCATTATGGCCCAATATCGCAAACATTACGCTATACACGCGAACGAGAGGAAACACGCGTGCGAGACCTGTGGGAAGCGGTTCAATTCCTTGGACATTCTCAGAGTCCACAACAGGTCCCATACAGATGAACGGCCTTTCACTTGTTCCGAGTGTGGCAAAACGTTTAGGACTTCGGGTTGTGTGTCTCGACACAGGAGAATAGTTCACAGAAATATCAAAGTTCAAAAAGTCGAacagaaattattataa
- the LOC123873842 gene encoding zinc finger protein 37 homolog isoform X2 — MWRTVERALRCQDLPPDCCIQDLKGLWHYIKVTFNRKHRLVLKQSLNPEDWPLYPTMLDYYQRFEAEYLARLENMPAASLASIELRKKHVPKGTFKQEIEEDFQWSKDITETFIQIRLQHDWLFRDRKWAWNNLRKIMIEEYGFPQTLSSRELSRKWAATYGEYQKAKATNNKSWVYYNLLELYLGEGSLSLNPMVGWQEEWVQNLISARTDLEHLFRFSDKYIQQGWREVEKRLRTVGIPIDHSLLDIEDIWLHLLRTFRWKRKFAIKGILNEQWPYFDAMAKYMETHELHQIKQQKQDDYEDGAVDDDIEDDMKLFDLKQRLTLVKPKFEVMDANVCRCCSNEDGVVGIYDQKDEGEVDLAHKLKIICGIEVDQSDTLPSQICLNCLRELENAYKFRRKCQDMDKMFRDQASQVKMESHPNYHHNDNNDERDSGHDAIEFEIDANYDDQPTELTEVKTRIIKLSQAKKQKPSIKRESKKILKRNRVRKPRYEYWKICEVCGKNTRNLVTHMESHSNDKIYSCEICQKKFKFKSGVILHKAIHATTPKKTCEVCGKNFFIMAQYRKHYAIHANERKHACETCGKRFNSLDILRVHNRSHTDERPFTCSECGKTFRTSGCVSRHRRIVHRNIKVQKVEQKLL; from the exons ATGTGGAGGACTGTGGAAAGAGCATTGAGATGTCAGGACTTGCCGCCAGATTGTTGTATTCAAGACCTGAAAGGGCTCTGGCATTATATCAAAGTTACTTTTAAT agaaaaCATCGTCTAGTACTGAAACAGAGTTTGAACCCGGAAGACTGGCCGTTATACCCTACAATGTTAGATTACTACCAGAGGTTCGAGGCAGAGTACTTGGCGCGCCTCGAGAACATGCCCGCTGCGAGCCTCGCGAGCATAGAGCTGAGGAAGAAACATGTACCCAAGGGCACCTTTAAACAGGAAATTGAAGAGGATTTCCAAT GGTCGAAAGACATAACAGAAACGTTTATACAGATCCGATTGCAGCACGATTGGCTATTTAGAGACAGGAAATGGGCTTGGAA TAACCTTCGAAAGATAATGATAGAAGAGTACGGTTTCCCCCAAACGCTGAGCTCGCGGGAGCTTTCTAGGAAATGGGCTGCGACTTACGGC GAGTACCAAAAAGCGAAGGCGACCAACAACAAATCATGGGTGTACTATAACTTACTAGAATTATACCTTGGAGAAGGAAGCTTAAGTCTAAATCCTATGGTTGGCT GGCAAGAAGAGTGGGTTCAAAACTTGATAAGCGCAAGAACAGACTTGGAGCATTTGTTCCGATTTTCCGACAAATATATACAACAGGGGTGGCG GGAGGTTGAAAAAAGACTGAGAACTGTTGGTATTCCCATAGACCACAGTTTGTTGGACATTGAAGACATTTGGCTGCATTTACTGAGAACTTTCAGG TGGAAAAGAAAATTCGCTATCAAGGGCATACTAAACGAGCAATGGCCGTACTTTGACGCAATGGCCAAGTACATGGAAACACATGAACTGCACCAAATCAAACAACAGAAGCAGGATGACTACGAAGACGGGGCTGTGG aTGACGATATTGAAGACGACATGAAGTTATTTGATTTGAAACAGAGGTTAACACTCGTCAAACCGAAGTTTGAAGTGATGGACGCCAATGTGTGTCGATGTTGTTCCAATGAAGACGGCGTTGTCGGTATTTACGACCAGAAAGACGAGGGTGAGGTCGATTTGGCGCACAAGTTGAAGATCATCTGCGGTATTGAG GTTGATCAATCCGACACTCTTCCGTCACAAATTTGTTTAAACTGCCTTCGAGAATTAGAAAACGCTTACAAATTCAGAAGAAAATGTCAAGACATGGACAAAATGTTCAGGGACCAAGCTAGTCAAGTTAAAATGGAGTCACACCCAAACTATCATCACAATGATAACAACGACGAAAGAGACAGTGGACACGATGCCATAGAGTTTGAAATAGACGCGAACTACGATGACCAACCTACCGAACTGACTGAAGTTAAAACACGCATTATAAAATTAAGTCAAGCGAAAAAACAAAAACCTTCAATCAAAAGGGAGAgtaagaaaattttgaaaaggaaCAGGGTCCGAAAACCTAGATACGAATATTGGAAGATTTGCGAAGTGTGCGGGAAAAATACGAGGAATCTAGTCACCCATATGGAATCTCACTCCAACGATAAAATATACTCGTGCGAGATTTGCCAGAAGAAATTCAAGTTCAAAAGCGGTGTTATTCTACATAAAGCGATTCATGCGACCACGCCGAAGAAAACTTGTGAAGTGTGCGGGAAAAATTTCTTCATTATGGCCCAATATCGCAAACATTACGCTATACACGCGAACGAGAGGAAACACGCGTGCGAGACCTGTGGGAAGCGGTTCAATTCCTTGGACATTCTCAGAGTCCACAACAGGTCCCATACAGATGAACGGCCTTTCACTTGTTCCGAGTGTGGCAAAACGTTTAGGACTTCGGGTTGTGTGTCTCGACACAGGAGAATAGTTCACAGAAATATCAAAGTTCAAAAAGTCGAacagaaattattataa